In a single window of the Sandaracinaceae bacterium genome:
- a CDS encoding DUF4437 domain-containing protein — translation MKAGAALAALLTACAGSQAAVSSAAPIVVPAADVEWGALNPARGDASPRAATLWGDRTGSGATGFLVRFVDGFESPPHIHNVTYRGVVIRGLVHNDDASAEPMWMPAGSYWTQPRGGPHITAARGETVAYIEIDEGPYLVRPVDQAFEDEERPVNVDASELEWLDASSLGWSAPVQVAPLWGEVGAERPRGMLLKLPAHSAAESRGRYHAVVIAGRLSQPSSLEPGSYLRSDGVARLACGDDECLVYVRAEGALELTPLPSSASSREDDPTHLSN, via the coding sequence ATGAAGGCGGGAGCTGCGCTGGCTGCACTGTTGACGGCGTGCGCCGGCTCGCAGGCCGCGGTCTCGTCCGCGGCGCCCATCGTCGTTCCGGCCGCCGACGTCGAGTGGGGCGCGCTCAACCCGGCGCGCGGCGACGCGAGCCCACGCGCCGCGACCCTCTGGGGAGACCGGACCGGGTCAGGGGCGACGGGCTTCCTCGTCCGCTTCGTCGACGGCTTCGAGTCGCCGCCGCACATTCACAACGTGACTTACCGGGGCGTGGTGATCCGCGGTCTCGTTCACAACGACGACGCGAGCGCGGAGCCGATGTGGATGCCGGCGGGCTCGTACTGGACGCAGCCGAGGGGCGGCCCCCACATCACGGCTGCCCGCGGAGAGACCGTCGCGTACATCGAGATCGACGAGGGGCCCTACCTGGTTCGCCCCGTCGACCAGGCGTTCGAAGACGAAGAGCGGCCGGTGAACGTGGACGCCTCCGAGCTCGAGTGGCTCGACGCTTCGAGCCTCGGCTGGAGCGCGCCGGTCCAGGTCGCGCCGCTCTGGGGCGAGGTGGGCGCCGAGCGTCCCCGCGGCATGCTGCTGAAGCTCCCCGCCCACTCCGCCGCGGAGTCGCGCGGCCGCTACCACGCCGTGGTCATCGCGGGCCGCCTCTCGCAGCCCTCGTCCCTCGAGCCGGGCAGCTACCTCCGCTCCGACGGAGTCGCGCGGCTCGCCTGCGGCGACGACGAGTGCCTCGTGTACGTACGGGCCGAAGGAGCGCTCGAGCTGACGCCACTCCCTTCATCGGCCAGCTCGCGCGAAGACGATCCAACCCATCTATCCAACTGA